From the genome of Oryza glaberrima chromosome 1, OglaRS2, whole genome shotgun sequence:
ACACGGTGTCCAAGTTGATCtgcccatcgccgtcgccgttcaccACCTGAGGCTTCGCGCTGAAGTTGCCGTCCCAGAACACCAGCTTATCTACCGTCGGCACACCGACGCCGTCGATGGACGTCAGCGGCACGAGCGGCGCCCGGAGATCCAGGGTCACCGGCAGCGCCCTCGCCCGGTAGAGCGCCACCTCGTCGTCGGAGAAACCAGCCGCCGAGAGAAACTCCGGCATGTCGTCGGCGGAGTAGTTCTTGGCTCGCGTGATCACCAGTGGCGTGTCGCCGtacaccgccggcgacggcaggaGGGAGAACATGCTCGCGAAGCTCCTGTTCCCGTACGTCAGCACGCTGCCcaccaacgacgacgacgacgggatggaggaggcggcgaggggccACATGTTCAGCGGcgagccgccgacgccgaggcagAGCATGACGAAGTGCTTGATGTACCTCCTGCGCCACGGCAGCGGGGTCCGGTCGAGGAACACCATGGCGAAGAGGCCGCCGAGGCTGTGCGTCACGAGGATGACCGGCTTGCCTCCGTTCCTCTCGCTCGCGCGCTCCACGAGGCGCCTTAACCTCGACGTGAAGTCGGAGAACACCCCGGACGGCAAGCCGGGAGCGGCCGGCGCGTACCTGAAGTCGTACGGCGCGCCGAACAGGTTCTCTCCCTCCGCGTATCTCTCCTCTTCCAGCGCCTCCACGAGCCTCTCCATGCACACGTCCCTATATGCATTGCATGTTCATCTCCATGTGGAATGGAGTACGATAAATTCGACATGATATCGCTTACTTTCGAGCAGGATCGTCGGAGCGGAAGCCGCGGGTGGAGCCGAAGGAGACGACGCGGGTGTCGACGCCGGGCACGTTGCGGTagtcgccggcgacggggtcGTACACGAGGCGCAGCTGGTCGGCGTAGCAAGGCGAGAGCGCGGGGTCCTCCTGCAGCGCCGTGAAGTTCTCCCACAGCCGGAACCAACCACCACCCGCGCTGGCCCTGCTTCCGTACCgtacgccgccgcggcacgccGGCGTCGGAGGCTCGTACTCGTCGGTGAGCCGCGCGTCAAGCTGCCCGCACGTGTTGCCCGGCACAAGCACCACCGGGTGGAAGTGGGGGCTGGACGTGGCCCCGTGTGTCGCCGCTGGTAGTGCACCGAcgacgaagaggaagacgacgacaagGGGCAAgagacgctgctgctgctgctgctgcggcggcggcggcgtcggcgtcgactCCATTAATTTGAGCTCCGGCAACGACAGCTAAACGTTCCTATGATTAAATCGGCAACGATAAGATTGGCAAAATCATCTATATGACCAATGGAATCCGTCTTGATGGTtgataggaaaagaaaatgCGGCGGATAATGGTGAATCCCTCACACAAGGCCTCTGTTCCATAAAtactaagggcatgtttagattgtagccaaaataaaccttaccaagttttgacaataccaaaattttggcaagatggtaatactgtcaaaattttagcaagatttcttatgtattgaccaaatttagcaacaaattaaatgtagacttttttagcaactttgcaaaaaaataatatggttgaaaatgacatcaaagtgaacggaccctaatataatactccctctgttccataatataagacacaactacATTTTTtggatgttccataatataaggcatgcatgcatgcatacaattaattagtacgtcttcttcattaaattattactttttaaaaacctccaccctcaagatctctaattctattggatgcatgtattatatttattagggtgattCAAACtaggagatgataataattgtttcttggtctttggattaagggtggttgtgccttatattttggaacggaggaagtatcatatATGACACATCTTAATACTATATCTGGTattagtttgattttttatgggacggattgAGTAAGCAATAATAGTAGATGATAAGGTAACATATTTTAGCGTGAGGTAAGGTGCTCGATGCCAATTTATCAATTGTGAACACTCATCAATTCTCAAGCATTTACGCAACACATTGGGTGCCTACGACGGCACGCGAGTACGCAACCCTATCGTTCTGTGCTGCAAGTTTAGTGTGCGCGCGTTAGAATCATCACTAGCATCATTCGTTATAAAAAATGTATCTAATCACCATGATTACATAAATCACATCGAATAACCTCGCAATAAATTAGACTAAGGATATATAGGAATGACACCGATGGTAAAAAGTAATCCCTCTGGTTATAAATATTAGACGCAATGCAGTTAACATTAACCTTAAAATTTGACCAttctttttattcaaaattttatataaatatcatctatatttttgtgatttgttttattattaattaaagatACTTTAAGCAAACTTATATTTGTTTTCACATATacaataaatttttaaataaaatgaatccATAAAATTTCATGGTTAAAGTCAAACGTGTGAAATATTTATGACCGAGAGAgcatatttataatatttaggggggggggggggggcggggggcaTATTTACAAGAGGACATCGGATCTAAAAACAATTAGACAACAAGATGAATATGTTCATGAGACGAGTGTACTTAGATCATCATCCCAAATTTACAATCAAGAACAGGAACCCATGTATTCTTGAGAACCAAATTTTCTGGTAAAAATAAGAATATGCATCGTATTGCTGATGTTAGAGTGGTCATGTAGGAGTATTACACAGGTAACTGTAGACACTATATGTTCAACATTGATCTTCTGGCACGTTTAATATCATGGCAATGGGTACAAGGCCCACGAACAGTTAACTCAACAATAGATGGAACTTTCCCCAAGATGTATCTTTCAATGGCCACGGATCCCTCTTTTTGCTTCCAAGATCATTTCCCTAGTTAGTGGTGCACATTCACCAGTTTTGCGGGTAGAAGTTGTATAACACCTTCCAATATTATCTTCATCAAAGGGATCACATACAGTATCCAATGTAATGCTTTTCAGTGATGTTGCATTCTCCAGGACATGGCATGTTAGTTCAACCATGCTCTTTGCAGTGCAGAAGCCAAGGATCATCACATTCTTAAGGTTGGAATGCTTGTGTTCAGGCATTTGCCTCATATGTGAGGCATCTTCAGAAACACACTCATGCTTCATGTCATGTTGTTGTACCtgcataaaataaaaaaataatggcacTTGAATAATTGGTTTACCATAGATGTCAGCAGAAAGAATGATAACTTACACACAAGATGAAGGTCTCTAAAACAGGAGAGGCATCAAGAAAAGAAACCAAAGACAAATAGTCATATTCTGGGGGCAAGGCCTTATCTGCATCAAGACAAATACCCAGGTGCTTGAGATGAAGGTATTTGGCAGCTTCTGTTGGTGTATTAATACCCTGTAAAAATTAATCATATCCCAGGAGATGAGTGCATGATTACTGATTATGCCATCACAAAGATATCTAATATGTATACCTCATTAACTGAAGATAAGGTGAGACTTGTAAGATTTGGCACAATATAGGGAAGCTTGGTAATAGAATAATATATGAAGTTGGGCACATCTGAACAGCTCATATCTAGCTTCTTCACTTGCGATGATTCTCCAAGTGAGAGTTCTATTGGGTCACCACTAAAGGTAAAAGTGGAAACTTTCGGAGCATTATTGTTTATCATTTGCAGATTGCTGCACTCAAATACAGTGAGGCAAACCGAGTCTCTCTAGTAGGCATGGTATTGTCAGGCAAATTATCTCACTGCAATATCTGAGATCCAACTCCTCCAAAGCAAAAGACTTGGAAAGAAGAGATACTAACTCGTCATCCGTAATACACACAAACCATAAAAACAGCTTTGTCAGATTTGTGAAGCAACCAAGGCCAACCGTAGGACGTAAGTTACAATACATGAGGTGAATATACTGAATTGAGCTTCCACTCCTATTACATAGAAGTGAGATGGAAAACTGTACCTTCCCTCATATTTTGTAGGCAGAAGAAGGGTGATTTCTTCAATCCCCGGTGTAATAGCTATCTGAAGCCAACTGTTGAGAGAACTTACATTGATCTTGCCAGAATAACATATTACAAGCTTGAGTCTCTTCACACCAATGCCCGAGTGGTTTTTCAGAATGTGGTCAACTTTGCTAGCGAAAGCGCGTGCTTTACCACCCTTTCGACGTGCATCTTGTTCCAAGCTCAGTGTTTCCTCAGTGAAGATGAGGTTGGGATGGCATCTCCAGTTACATAAAAATGCACGAGATACACAAGCAGCACGGGCAGCATCTCGCAATGGCATTAGGGAATGGATATGGTGCCAAATGTCCTGCACAAGCACGGAAATAATTGTTGAATGTTAGGGACTCTAAAGACAAACCATTACACCAACTAAGTAACAATATGAACATATGGAGTATAATAACATTCTTACCTAGGTGCTCTGAGTAACATTGCTTGGATAAATAAGCTGCACCAAACTGATAGACAATGATTTGTTAACTCTTCCTAGGAAGTGGTTGGTCcatgttatttttctttctttttttttggaaactttACATTTTAATCCCCATAAAAACAAAAGAGGTTCTGTTTATGGTTGCCACATAAGTGATCGTGTATTAGTTATGAGGAAACTAGAGCATACTATGAatgtcagtaaaaaaaaaagcaataaaGTACTTGACTATCTGTTCACGCAATTTATATTTAGCAAGCATAGTTCACAACTTCACATGCCCAGTTAGAGTAGGGATAGTGAtaatttacttgttatataagTCTTCCATAAGAAATATATAAAGCCACATACCTCTGGGAGGTCTGGCCCTGAATATCTTAATGTTTTATCAACCTGAAAATTATCATCTCCTTGGCTTAGTGTGCACCTTTTCATCTGCAGCATGTCATATATGGTCATCAATAATGCAGATGATAAcagaagaaaaataagaaactaagagcaagtataatagtttaaaaaataaagagagcTAGCTCCCATGCAAGAGCTAACTATTCACGTAATTcaagataaatacattaaatgcatagatgagagatagagagagaagaagaaaaataaaaataagctTAAAGCTCATCTACCATGCATGTTAACTCTAATATGAGCTATAAGCGCATAGTTGGCTTTACTTAATACTTGCTCTAAAGCACACGAGCTTAACATTTTTCCCTTTCATTTTACACCTGGAACTTTTTCTTGCGGAGTATGGTTATTGGTTTCTCTAAACATGGCGACTCATGAGCAGATTGGCTAGTACCGTTGATTGATCACTGAATTCTTAATCTTAAATGTTCTGATATAATCAAATATAATCCACATTGGAACAAGAAGGAATATTGCTGGAGCACTACACTAGCCTGCTCAAATCATACAGAAAGAATGAGCACACTTTGCTATCCACCAAAGTGAAGAAGATCTTACGGTCAAATAACTTTTGAGCCTCATGGTATTGCTTATACTTGTTATAAGCggaattttgccaaaaaaaatataagcaatttttttaaaaaaatatatatacattattttagcaatttaaaaatatactggAAAATAGAAAACCCccaaatcaactctaaaattatggGAGTTCTTGTGGCATGAGACAACGGATGGAAAAGTGATATCAAGAACAAGTTACAGGTGCCGGCGACCGGCCGGAACACTAGCCTAATGCAGCAGAGATGAACAATCTGTGGGAAGCTTACTCGAGCCCTCCATGGTAGGCAGTAGCAGCAGCGACGACACCTCCTCGCTCCGGATCGAGTCCACCAATCGGTGGGTCTTCGATTTATTATATATCCACGATTCTACCCATCGCATCTCAGAGCGGCTCCGGGCCGTTCAGGAAACCGCTTTGCATTGCCCTCCAGGCTCCAGGCCTCAGCCAGTACGGCCCAACTGGAGAAGAGGCAGCCCATGAGACGGACAGCAACAAGGCCCAAAAGTCAACGGTGTAGCCCACGTGCTCATGATTTGGCCCAACTTCCAAAACATTCATTGTAtaccatgtatatatattgtgattttttttccattatctaaaaaaaatactgtacaAGTACACGCCTACCATGTGCGCCCAATTTCAATATCGCAAATAACAAAACGCATATAGTCATCTCAACAAACGGCCGGGGCAACTTGACATTGCGATGGAACTTgcgtacatgcatgcatcgcAGGAAGATGCCATGCTCTTCCCTCCCAAGTAATCATCGGAACCATGCATGATAATGCAATTTGTCAAGCCTAATTATTACATAGAGACCAATCAATAAGCTATTAGCCGATTGAATACTGTAAACCATGTGCGCGTACGAAACCACGTCGTAGATTAACGTGCAAATGAAAATAGAGCTGATAGCCGCCACGGACCCACGGTGCTACCAGGCTTGCACATCCTTGATCCATCGGCAAATTTAACGGATGAAATTAGTGCCACTTGTTTATACTGGTGGCACCACTTGGCTAAAAACTCGTGCCCCTTTGACAAGAGAAGAACGATTGGCTCTCTGATACGTGAAGTTAACATCATTGATCATCCGTCGCTATATATATGAAGCTGCCCATTCATATTCCTATCGACGATCAGGAGCGAGCATTGAAGCATACGTATATCCATCTCCAGAAACTCGATCAAGCATACTAGCTGAGACAGATCGAGTCACCTAGCTATTTGAGAAAATGGGAggtatatattttagattattcattattttccttccttttttcaAGCAATTAATTCTCTATTTTCGTtgatttgatcgatcgatcgatcgtaaTACGGTTGCGTGGTGCCGTGGTGATGATGCAGCTGTCAATGGTGTTTGCTACGGTGTTCTTGGCGACAACCTCCCGTCGCGGAGCGAGGTCGTGCAGCTGCTCAAGTCCCAAGGCATCGGCGCGATGCGCATCTACTACCCGGACAAGGAGGCCCTCGACGCGCTCCGCGGCAGCGGcatcgccgtcatcgtcgacgtcggcgacagcggcgcggtGGCCAACCTCGCCAAcaacccctccgccgccgccgactgggtCCGTGACAACGTCGAGGCCTACTGGCCGAGCGTCATCATCCGCTACATCACCGTCGGCAACGAGCTCCCCGCCGGCGACATGGGCCTCATCCTCCCGGCCATGCAGAACGTGCACAAGGCCCTCGTGTCCGCCGGCCTCTCGAGCAGCATCAAGGTGTCGACGGCGATCAAGATGGACGTGGTCGCCAACACGTTCCCCCCGTCGCACGGCGTGTTCAGCTCTGACGTGCAGCAGTTCATGGTTCCCATCGCGCGGTTCCTGGCCAACACCGTGTCGCCGCTGCTCGTCAACGTGTACCCCTACGTCTCATACAGGGAAAACCCGCGCGACATCAGCCTCAACTACGCCACGTTCCAGCCGGGCACCACGGTGAgggacgacggcagcggcctcACCTACACCAACCTGTTCAACGCCATGGTGGACGCCGTGTACGCCGCGCTGGAGAAGGCCGGCACGCCAAACGTCCGCGTCGCCGTGTCGGAGACCGGGTGGCCGTCGGCGGGAGGGTTCGCCGCGACGGCAGAGAACGCGATGAACCACAACCAGGGCGTGATCGACAACGTCAAGAACGGGACGCCGAAGCGGCCCGGGCCACTGGAGACGTACGTGTTCGCCATGTTCAACGAGAACCAGCAGACTGGCGATGAGACCAGGAGGCATTTCGGCCTCTTCAACCCTGACAAGACGCCGGCCTACCCGATTACACGTATGCCATTATCGCATTTCGTATGATATATCGTCGTATATATATCCGCACGTACGTTGGTATGTAGCTAACGGGTGCGTGCACGCGTGTTGGTAATTTTTTGTAGCTTATCCTCGTCCGGCCGTGCAATCCATCGGCGTGTGCTACGGCATGCTGGGCAACGACCTCCCGTCACGTAGCGAGGTGGTGAAGATGTACGTGTCCATGGGCATCAATCGGATGCGCATCTACAATCCCGACAGGGAGGCGCTGGACGCCCTGCGCAACTCCGGAATCGACCTCAttctcgacgccggcggctTCGACACGGTGTCCTACCTCGCCGCCAGCGCCTCCAACGCGGCGTCCTGGGTCCATGACAACATCAGCCCCTACTACCCGGCCGTCAACATCAAGTACATAGCCGTCGGCAACGAGGTGGTAGGCGGCACCACGGAGAGCATCCTCCCGGCCATGCGCAACGTCAACTCCGCCCTTGCCGCGGCCGGCATCGGCGGCATCAAGGTTTCCACCGCGGTGAAATCCGACGTGATCGCCAACTCTTACCCTCCCTCCGCCGGCGTGTTCGCGTATCCCTACATGAATGGCGTAGCCCAGTACCTGGCGAGCACCGGCGCGCCGCTGCTGGCCAACGTGTACCCCTACTTCGCCTACGCCGGCAACCCGCGCGAGATCAGCCTCAACTACGCCACCTTCCAGCCGGGCACCACGGTGAGGGACGACGGCAACGGGCTCACCTACACCAACCTGTTCGACGCCATGGTGGACTGCATCTACGCCGCGCTGGAGAAGGCCGGCGCCGGGAACGTGAGGGTGGTGGTGTCGGAGAGCGGGTGGCCGTCGGCGGAAGGGTTCGGGGCGAGCATGGACAACGCGAGGGCGTACAACCAGGGGCTGATCGACCATGTCGGGCGTGGCACGCCCAAGAGGCCCGGACAGATGGAGGCGTACATATTTGCCATGTTCAACGAGAACCAGAAGACCGGGGCTGCCACCGAGAGGCATTTTGGCCTCTTCTACCCTAACAGGTCGCCGGTCTATCAGATTGCCTTTCCGAATTAGCAGCTGCTAATACGAGCATGGATCTGCAGGCAATCGAGTAATGCTTCAGTAATGTTGTGTTGGGTGTATTTTAATGTTCTCTGTGTGCTGCCACTTTACGCTTTGataatgcatgcatgcgcatgAATAAAAACTTTTGAAGGTTTCTTAACGGTTGACAACAACGGTAGTGTGCAAGCTTGCAGTCCGCTGTGACGGTGAGTATTTGCACACAATAGGGGGAAATTAAATTGGAAAACAgagtaataaatattttatgagGAAACAACTCGCTTAAGAATTGCTATTGACAACTCTACGCACAAGAACACGAATATTGAATCATCGTATTTATTTCGGTATCACTTCACGGAGCATTCCAAACGGATACAAATGCATGACAAATGACACGGCAACGATGGCCGAGGATCCATATATAAGACACTGATAAGTAGCTCATCGGTCGGTCCGTTTGTACCCCTACGTTGTCCTGTTGCTTCCGCTACCCTTCTTTCGGATCCATAAGACGCCGATGGCTGAGGATGCTCGAGCGTTGTCTATAATTACATCGGCCACATTCTTGCGAACCTCACCATGCTCCACAACTTCTTCGGTGCTCCACACCATGTCTAGACCGAGTTAAAGCGTCACATCAGCAAAATTATCCTCTAAAACCGCTGATAGAGTAAAATTATACTAGTTTTAATAGTTAGGTCACTCGTCCTGCCCGGTTTTTTTTAAAGGTACGAATTAGATTCCGCATAGtttaagggagtcaaaatgGACTCTTTTCCTCTATCCTTTAACCAAGGCCCATGATTCCATCCCCAGAGGCCCATGACTCCGAGGGCCTCGCAATTAAACAGGTAAATTCGAGGGGTTTCTTGTAATTTCGGGGTG
Proteins encoded in this window:
- the LOC127771286 gene encoding lecithin-cholesterol acyltransferase-like 1; translated protein: MESTPTPPPPQQQQQQRLLPLVVVFLFVVGALPAATHGATSSPHFHPVVLVPGNTCGQLDARLTDEYEPPTPACRGGVRYGSRASAGGGWFRLWENFTALQEDPALSPCYADQLRLVYDPVAGDYRNVPGVDTRVVSFGSTRGFRSDDPARKDVCMERLVEALEEERYAEGENLFGAPYDFRYAPAAPGLPSGVFSDFTSRLRRLVERASERNGGKPVILVTHSLGGLFAMVFLDRTPLPWRRRYIKHFVMLCLGVGGSPLNMWPLAASSIPSSSSLVGSVLTYGNRSFASMFSLLPSPAVYGDTPLVITRAKNYSADDMPEFLSAAGFSDDEVALYRARALPVTLDLRAPLVPLTSIDGVGVPTVDKLVFWDGNFSAKPQVVNGDGDGQINLDTVLALERLIGDDPDQGYFKSILIPNTTHKGVISDELALKRVVSEILGANSIN
- the LOC127773469 gene encoding uncharacterized protein LOC127773469, producing MGAVNGVCYGVLGDNLPSRSEVVQLLKSQGIGAMRIYYPDKEALDALRGSGIAVIVDVGDSGAVANLANNPSAAADWVRDNVEAYWPSVIIRYITVGNELPAGDMGLILPAMQNVHKALVSAGLSSSIKVSTAIKMDVVANTFPPSHGVFSSDVQQFMVPIARFLANTVSPLLVNVYPYVSYRENPRDISLNYATFQPGTTVRDDGSGLTYTNLFNAMVDAVYAALEKAGTPNVRVAVSETGWPSAGGFAATAENAMNHNQGVIDNVKNGTPKRPGPLETYVFAMFNENQQTGDETRRHFGLFNPDKTPAYPITPYPRPAVQSIGVCYGMLGNDLPSRSEVVKMYVSMGINRMRIYNPDREALDALRNSGIDLILDAGGFDTVSYLAASASNAASWVHDNISPYYPAVNIKYIAVGNEVVGGTTESILPAMRNVNSALAAAGIGGIKVSTAVKSDVIANSYPPSAGVFAYPYMNGVAQYLASTGAPLLANVYPYFAYAGNPREISLNYATFQPGTTVRDDGNGLTYTNLFDAMVDCIYAALEKAGAGNVRVVVSESGWPSAEGFGASMDNARAYNQGLIDHVGRGTPKRPGQMEAYIFAMFNENQKTGAATERHFGLFYPNRSPVYQIAFPN